The proteins below are encoded in one region of Carcharodon carcharias isolate sCarCar2 chromosome 2, sCarCar2.pri, whole genome shotgun sequence:
- the LOC121274249 gene encoding barrier-to-autointegration factor-like has protein sequence MISTSHKHRNFVSEPMGNKSVSSLAGIGTTLGRKLEEQGFDKAYVVLGQFLVLRKDDELFKDWLKDICGANSKQAGQCTTCLQEWCNAFL, from the exons ATGATTTCAACGTCACACAAGCACAGGAATTTTGTTTCCGAACCAATGGGGAACAAGTCAGTTTCCTCCCTGGCTGGGATTGGAACAACACTTGGAAGAAAGCTGGAAGAGCAAGGCTTTGATAAG gCATACGTAGTGTTAGGCCAGTTCCTTGTTTTGAGAAAGGATGATGAATTGTTTAAAGATTGGTTGAAAGACATCTGTGGGGCCAACAGCAAACAAGCTGGACAGTGCACCACTTGTTTACAAGAATGGTGCAATGCCTTCCTGTAG